The nucleotide sequence TCACACAGCTGAGTGCCCCGCACTGCAAGAAGCTGTCCCTGGAGCTGGGGGGCAAGAACCCCGCTATCATCTTTGAGGACGCCAACCTGGAGGAGTGCATTCCAACGACTGTCAGGTCCAGCTTTGCCAACCAGGTATGTCCTCTGggttggtgtgttttgttttgagtttgtttgtttgtttgtttgttttaaaattctgtgaccCAGTCAGCCTGGATCTGTTTCATCACAGTGCCAAGCCAGGAATGAGTGGGTCAATCTGGGGCTATTTCAGGGAAAGGAGATTTTGACATTGTGTTATGCCATCGACTCTGTTTTGTCTCAATGTCGATCTGTGGTTCTTGTGGAATCACAGCTTCTGTTGGGCAAACACCTGTTCTTGAGCTTTATCGGGTATAAGCTATGGACTGACTGTTTGCTTCTCTAAGCTTTTTCATCCCTGTATTCATAGAGTCGCCCCCATTCTCTTCTTGCTGTCTGAATGTCCTATCTCCAGTAAACCTTGTGCTCCCCAAAGCATCCTAAATGTAGCACACacttagaaataaatgtctaaacTTGTCTAGAAGATGTTGCTGATGTCACAGAGTCATGGACAACTTGGTATCTCCCAAAATTGTGAGATGTTTTTCTGGAAGCCAGAGTTCTCAGCAGATTCTTCGATGCGATGGCATCCCAAAGGGTTAGGAACACTGACCCAGATAAACCAGATGGTAAGCCTCACAGAGTCTGCTCTGGGGCTACATTCGACTTTAAACACCCCAGCATCAGGTCTTGGGTAGAGCAGGTGTGCACAAATACTGAATGATTTTCTCCAAAggcctgctttttaaaaattttagcagtGAACAAAGAATCCACTGAAGAGTTAGAACTGCCATAGAAAGAAAGATGAGTGAAAtgatatatatctttatttaactTGCCCAAGTTGCTTTACGTAACCTTTTGAACCTTCATTTCCTTGCTTGGAAACTCCCGGAAGCAGTAATGATGTCTTCTAGTAGCGATTTTGTGAGTTGTAGAATGAAAGCCATTCTTGACAGTGGTTATTTTTGTGATTGTTATCATTGTAATTATTTCTCTCACAGTCATTCTTAGAGAAAGTGGCTTGACTGTGTCTGTAGAGAGCATTTTTCTGGATCAACAgacttaaattttaagattttagaaaatagacTTGCAATTTTATGATACAGCTATTTCAATCATTAAGGTAAACAAGTATCCAAATGAACAATGAAATCAAGCGTTTTGGTGTTTAAGTGACAACACGGGGTTAGGGACAAGCTGTGGACTGCGATACAGCCCAGAGGACATCAGGTGAACTCTGCatgaaaaaaccccaaaaaaccaaaaaccaaaaacaaaaacgtaCTCTGAGCGCTGAGATGGACTGTGGCTTCTTGGCTACCAGGATTGTGCCAGAACTTGAAATTGCTAAGAGAATCTTCCTCTCGGGGAGGTATTTTAAATGTCCTTGGGGAAGAGGACAGGAACCCAGCTGACTAATTCAAGATAATAGGCAGATTTTAGGCGAACTACTGGGGCTGGTTGCTTTTTCCTTAACCAAGAGCTGAGTCCCATGTAGTGAACACTTCTTCCTCAGTTGAACATAATGGGGCCCTTTGAAACATCTCTGCCACACGTAGTCTCCTTAGGCCAGGGGTGCACTCACACTTCGACAAGCTGTGAGAcactgaagaaatgaatggaCTTCAGCATCACTTGGCCTGAAGTTGAAACTTCCTGTGCCTGGTGGCCCTGGGCTTGGGTTCATTCAAAGCTCCATTTCCTAATTGTAAGCTGGGAAACCTATGGCTTCGTAGAATTATTATGAAAAAAGCACCCTGCGCGGTCTCTGGAATGTAGTAAATAgtatttcccttttctcatttcctcaaaAGTCATGCTACCAGAGATCCTGGCATTACCTAGGCTTTCCTGGCACTAAGTAATCAGGAAAACCCTGACTGTGTAACCCCCCAACTCTCTTTaccacaccctccctccccccatggcAGGGGACACTTGTGTCTGGAGAGTTCCCAAGCCAGATACACAGATGGTTCTTACAGTGATGTTGGATGGCAGAgagaattctttttctgaaacagTGACTATTTGACTTGGACAATACACCTTTGCACAGTTgtcaaaataattagaaatattccATCCTTAGGATGGTTTGAAGAtcaaatataaatgtgaaaatcGTTATTTATGCAGAAATGTACTAACCGTACATACATAATGATTTGAGATGTCTCGACTGTGGTTTGTAAGTGACTGCACACTATATTCAGACGACAGTAAGGATCATTTTTTACTCAGGCTCCTGTTAGCACCTCTGCCCCGAACAGGCAGTATCTCTGTTTGGATGTCTCGTAGGCGTCCGAACCCTAACCCACGCCAGGCAGAACGCTTGCTTTCCCTCATCCCTATCCCTGCAATacagctcctctccctgccttaGGCTTGCCTTTGGGGGGTAAAGCACTACCATCCGAGGTTCCATCAAAAACCTGGGACTCGACCTTGTTCTTATCCCAACCTCCTATCTCACTAATCCATCAACCCATCCCGTTGGTTCAATTACTCTAAAAATCCTGGAACCCCTGCTTCCGCAGAGCATCAATACCAGTTTTCTTGCACTTGGGGGTCCCACGTCCCTTAATGAATCTGGTGATGTCGGTGGATACCTATCACTTCACCCAGCTCCGCTGGTCCTGCCCTGGTGCAAGCTACCTCTGCATGCCTGGACTTCTGGAATACTCTGTGAACTCTCCTCTGACCCCACTCTCGTTCTCTTCCATTCTACTCCCCAAGGCTGCCAGAACGACTCTTTAACAATGGAAATCGATCATATCATGCTGCTGCTTAAAGCCTTCCACCAGCTTTTCATGATCCGAGGAGCAAGATGCAAACTCCTTGTGAGTCTGTGGGACTCCGCATGGTAGGGCCTTGCTCTCACCTCCTGCCCTCCTTTCTtactctccctgcccccattccTGCCTCCActcccagcctcagccctgcctgccttctgccttgcCTCACACACCACACCCCTGCAAGCACACTCCTGCAGCGAGAAGCCGGTCCACCCTGCCTCCTGAGAATTGCCTTCCTCAGCATCTAGCCCAGTCAGCGCCTCCCCACCAACCAAGGGTCAATTCAGATAGCCCCTCCTCACAAGGGCCTTCCAGAACTCCCTTTACTCCAAGGGACTAAAAGCGGCACTTTCCCATTGATTTCTGTTCCCATCCTCGGCTtagtttttttgtattgttttgctcATGACCTGAAATTATATTATTGGTTGAGCTCATTGACCTGTGCTGTTGCCTGACTTCCCCACAAGAGTGTGTGTTCGTGGTGgtgggactttgttttgtttatcagtGTCTCCCATGGCCTAGACCAGTGCCTGGCATCTGTCAGGTAGGTGATCAGAGATGCAGGGCGACCTACCCATGAAGGAGTGTGTCTTGTCATTGTCCTCATGTGTCATTCTTGGCAGGGCGAAATCTGCCTCTGTACCAGCAGAATCTTTGTCCAGAAGAGCATCTATAGTGAATTTTTGGAGAAGTTTGTACAAGCTACCAGAATGTGGAAAGTTGGCATTCCCTCCGATCCATCGGCCAGCATGGGAGCTCTGATAAGTAAAGCTCATTTGGAGAAAGTAAGTCAATTTTCTGCAATGGGAGTTTGGGGAGAAGCCCAGTGCAGGCATAGCACACATTCCTGCTTTGAAATGTTGTTCATTACTctcctgttcttaaaaaaaatctgacctgTAGGAAATGGCCTCTGGATACAGAGTCTACACATGTTGTCCAGGTTAAAGCCATGTCTACACGGAATAAATGAATTGGAGAGAGCgaggaagagaaaatttgaaacatAATGGTCAGTGGATAAGAATGACGTGGATTAAGGGTGGCAGGAATTTCCATCGATAAAAGTTCCCAGTGGAATGGGTTCTGCCTGTGGCTTACAGCAGATGCAATTCCAGACGTGCCATGTCTGCTGGTTATGTGGTCCTTAGTGGATAGAGTTAGTGGTGGTCTATGTGGGAGAAGTCATTGATGGTCTCTGGGTGGTTTATGGAATTTAGGTCTTTAAGGCCATCTTCATGTATTACCTGATGTGACTCCCAAAATAAGTCACAGAACGCTGGAGCCAGGAGGCTTTATTTTCAGCTGTGGTAACTGAGACCCACCAAGGAAGATGTACCCCTGTCCATTAGCTAGTGAGGGACAGAGCCTTTACTTAATTTTGTAGAAATCTTTGACTCTGCATACAATTGGGAGATTAACTACATTTTAACTTTGACCTTTACAGCACTGTGAAGCACAGAGGCTCTTAGCCAAGGGTATAGCATCTGAGTGGTCTCCtcttatttctttggttttcccAGTGAACTACGAAGCAGGgtgaagaggggagaaggtgctgagggctcaggagggaggagagggtttGAAACAGTCCTGCAGGACATCAGAAGGGATTCCCGTTGTTTCTAGCATTGTAGCCACAGAAGATGTGGACAAAAGCCAAGAACCCTGATAGATCTAAACCACAAatgagatttgattttttttaagacttgaaaCATTGATGAGGTTTTAGGCCTGGTGTCAACCACTCCTTCACAAATCCTAGCCCAGAAATATCATCTTCTATGAAACCAAATTATGCTGTAAAGACAAGTGTTTATTTAACATGTTTGTTGGATTTTGTTTGCTTACTGTCCTTTCAATGTAGTGTACTTAAGTGTCTTGAATAACTCTGAAAATGGTGAAGCTTACagttagcagttttttttttttcctgaccacATTTGAACATAAGCCCAAATTTATCTTtcaaacagaagtttttaaaaactcccttGTATTTTTACCATGATATATTTTCTATCTCGGTCAAAtaactaagaaaagaaataaactttctatTTTGGAATAACttaagatttatagaaaaatctcAGAATCTCAGGGCAGAGAGTTTCTATATCCACTCACGCAGCTTTCCCGTTTGCTAACATCTTCCAAGTCCACGATACAGTTGTCCACACTAAGAAACCAATGTAGCACATGATTGTGCGCCAAACTGCAGATTTTTCAATTAACCTCTCTTGACTTTCTACTTGATccttatagaaaataatttttcaggcaCTTGCTTATTAAAACAAAGTACAATTAATTACTCTGTACTTGTTTCAGAAAGCTGCATGGCTCTGCTGCTTTTAGGGAGAAAGATTTTGTACACAcagttaaaaatttcaaaattggggcacctgggtggctcagtgggttgaggcctctgccttcggcttaggtcatgatcccagggtcctgggattgagccccgcatcgggctctctgctcagcggggagcctgcttcctcctctctctctgcctgcctctctgggtacttgtgatttctgtcaaataaataaataaataaataaaatctttttaaaaaaattcaaaaattttttaaaatcattggccaattattattattattattattattattattattattattaaaagacttcatttatttgaaagagagagcaggtaagagagcatgagcagcggggagagagagaagcaggctcccagctgagcagggagccccatgctgggctccatcccagaaccctgtgatcatgacctgagccaaagggagacacttaaccggctgagccacccaggcgccctggccattttatttcatttttttttttcctagggaaGAACACTAAAGATCGTATTCCCATTACTGCACCATATATAAACTTGCTGCGATCAGTGGAGCCCTCTTGTTTTGTCGTCCTACAGACTAGATCTCTCCCTGCTAGAGCAGAGCGCCCCGCAGGTGGGCTTACATTGCCTCCCCCATGTGAGGCCACGGGTCAGTCCTACTAAGACTTCAGTGGCTCCTGGACATCTGTCATCTTCACCGCTCCACCTTGAGCACAGGTGCCCAGATGCAAGGAGTCATGAAGTCCCCCTCTGAGTCTCCCACCAGGTGGACCCATGATGGGGGGGCTTGCAGATGGATTCTTGTGAGGAGGTGCTGGGTatcttgagagagagggagagataatggAAGCAGCGAGGGCAGTGTAAATGTGGCCTCTTCAGTGGGACTCTTTTCAGCTGGGTATGCCTCTTCGGAGATCAAGAAGGGCGTGCTGACGTTCCACCAGTGGTCATCTGTCCTCGCCTCTCACCAGAGAGCTGTGGAGGCTGCGTCCCAGGGGAGGCCAGGCGGCCATCTTCTATCCTGCTTCTCTTCTGCAGCTGGTCTGTGTCTGCTTTGAAGCAAACTAGCCCTGCAGAGTCTGGGATCTTTGTGTCCATCTTGCTTCTCTGTGGTTGTCAGGATAGATGACGAGGCAGTCACCCAGGAGTCCAACTAGAATATGCAGAAGCTGTTAAGCTTTTCGGTCACGGCAAAGGGCTCAGAACCTTACAGAGACGCAGCTTGCTCCGAGTGGACGAGTGACTCACCTGCCTCCCAGGGATGCAGGCGACTGTCCACAAGGAGGGTAGAAAAGGTGTTCTGCCTGTTTCGcaggttgctttttgtttttgtttctctccccctcccccaatcgaATGCTTTTCCACGCGACTGTCCAGAGAATCTGGCTCGATGCCAGCCTGCCCAAAGATGCAGGAAATCAGAGATGGGATTCTGAGTGTTAACAGTGAGGCTGGCGGAGCGCAGGGCAGATTCACAGGTGCATTCCCCTATAGGGCCAGGCTGCAGGCTGTTAACAAAGGTCCACTTTGGCAGTTTGCTAGCTGCTTCtgtcagatttaaaaacaaacaaagaaagaaacaaaacaaaatcgaCTTGCCGGGTGGGCATGTCTCTGAAGTCTCCCTGCTCGTAAGCCTCAGATGGTGTGTGATATCATCACCTTCCTCACCAACAGCACCAGTGGTGGCTGGCATTCAAAAGACTTACTGCGTgccagacattatgctaaatattttacatatattttatctaaGCTTATGAATAGATGGGAGTGTTAATCCCATTTTTCAGAGGGGAAACTGAGCATTAAAAATCCCTCTGCGAGCAAGTGGAGGCTCTGGGATTTGAACTCTTGGGGCTCCCCGCCTACCCACCTGACCTCTGCGCCAGGATTTTATGGGCAAAGCTACCAAGTACTAGCTACTCTCTGCttttagagaaaattttatagttataatttattacattttatggcATATTAGTGGtcacaacattttcttttttcacattttcctgaaAATCTCAGTTCCTGAGCTGCAAGTTGAAATATCATTCTATCacccagaaaataaatttagtttaGTGTGAGtttaatatatcttatatattaaaatttttgaaaggtttgcattttgaaaacagacactttccttcatattttattatccAAGACTGTCTCAGAGATAATCATGATATTCCATGTAGACGAGATGATCTAAAGCCACTCCATGTTTAATCATGGAAAAAAGTTCTGGCCCTGCATTCAGCAGGTGCTCCTGGAGATCTTTGCCTCAACTTCCCCTGTACACGCATTATGCTGTCTTTGACATCTTTTAATTAGTCTAAGTGGGTTGTTTCAAGAGGAGTAAGAGAATAGGGGAAAGAGAAGTCCAGACGTAATTTAGTTTTCATCTGCAAACTAGACAAGGGCTTTTTCTGGGAGAGCTTCGAGATCAGGGCACGTGTTGGGGGCAAATGTGTAGCAGAGGGGAATACGAAGCTGttccaaatattctattttttagaagTCTTTGACCTCATGGTTTATTAAGTATTCTATAAGCTAGagcaaagttaaaaataagacaacagtactttataatttttgtatggCAAACACATAACTCTATGTTGAGTATAGTTCTACAATGGAGTACTTACCTAATACAGGACAGAATGCTCAGAGTAATATATGATACATAGGGATCCAAAGTATGACTTCAAAATTTACTCTGCCTTTGATGTACTGCTTAGCCgttgttttatacttttaatttttgagatcACTTTTCTACTTCTCCTATGCTCAGGGGTAGGATAATGTTATCATTGTGACTGTAATGAAATTTCCATACATAAACATATGTATCCTTTTATAAGGAGTCATTTCTACAACCATTGTGAATAAACATCTGTCACTATCTCGAAGTTACTGGATTTACTTATTACATAATATTTCCCATTATAGTTAGCTATTCTGTATTAACTAGATGTGTTTTCAGAATGTAATCAGTAATGAGACTAGAAGTTAGAAATGATTTGTTCCGGAAGCCTTTCTTGGTCTTTGGTCTTACGCACCATTCAATCTCCCATATTCTGCAGTGGACAGagccacctcccccaccaccccacacaAGGAGTAACTATTCTTTTGTGTATCTAATTACTGAATATCCCTGAGTGTGAATTCTAGCTTTCCTGTTTACTAGTGCTATGAACCATCTACCTTTTCTGAGATCAATTTTATCATCAGCAAATAGGTGGTAATAATGCTAATAGAGTTTtgagagaactaaatgagaatgTATGAAAAGCATTTATCTATGTGCCTCGGACTTAGACAGTAAAGAAATGACACCCCTCCTCTTCCGTCTGGAGGCTGACTGCCCAAGTGATGGTCAGAGCACTTCCACCCTCAGGCTTAGCAGCTGAACAATAAGACAATCAACTTTAGATTTCTTAGCAATATTTAGATTTCTTATCCATATTTCCTAGATGATTCAAAAATATTGAACTTTCTGCTGCTTTGTGTCAAGGCAAATGGTAAGATGTTGCTAATCATGGTTTTCACCCTCCCAGGTCAGAAGTTACATCAGGAGAGCCCGGTCGGAAGGGGCCCAGATTCTGTGTGGTGAGGGGGTGGAGACGTTGAGTCTCCCCCCCAGGAATCGTGCAGGATACTTTATGCTTCCCACAGTGATAACAGACATTAAGGATGAATCTTGCTGCATGAAGGAAGAGATATTTGGTCCAGTGACGTGTGTCGTCCCCTTCGAGAGCGAAGAGGAAGTGATTCAAAGAGCCAACAGTGTTAAATACGGGCTGGCGGCCACGGTGTGGTCCAGCAACGTGGGCCGTATCCACCGGGTGGCTAAGAAATTGCAGTCCGGCTTGGTCTGGACGAACTGCTGGCTCATCAGAGAGCTCAACCTTCCTTTTGGGGGGATGAAGAGTTCTGGGGTAGGTAGAGAAGGAGCCAAGGACTCTTACGAATTTTTCACTGAAGTCAAAACCGTCACCATTAAACACTGACCCTGGCTAGTGGAGAAGCCGTGGTCCACGGCTGGCTGCAGAGAATCAGTAGTCCAGTGCGGCGAGCAGATACCCCGGCATAAATTTCTGCCACATCTTTGCTCAGTGGGGTTTCTCTACCTTAGGCTCAGCAGTTTGTACTTTCATTCGTTGTCACAGAGAGGCTGACTGTTTTCCCGGTGGAGTCAAAGAAGAGACTTCTGAGCAGGAATGCACAAAAAGGAAGCCAAGTAATTGTCAGGTTCCTTCTCTATTGTGTCCTCGCTGtagtttttttcattgttttgattgAATTCTTGGAAATTCAcagataatcattttttttttccatttttaagtatatataagaATGTCAATAGCATGGAATTTGTCCGAGCAGACCTAAATGGTAGGTCCCACTAAATACATCTGTAAAAggacagggaaaaataaaaataatgactacttTTGGAGGAAATTTGAAGCAAGAAGAGGAAATAGTTTGATTCATTTCTACTCGAGTGTAATCAATTCCAGTTCTTCGGTTCTGTTTCCCATGAGGCTTAGAACCCACTAATCCTAAAAGAATAAACGTTAAGCAATTTTAGTAGCCAGTATGACGTATGTCTTCTTCTTGAATTATCCTTTGTTCCTCTTAGGGGTATGGACTTCATGCAAAGTGATAGAGGTATttccaatggcttttttttttttttttttttttttggtctcctaatgatcagaggagaaaactgaggtttacagAGATTAAAGTTGCATGTTCAAGGTTACACGAatgctgaggggcagaggaagaatttgaacccagggctGGCTCTCAGTCTCCAAAGCCATGATTTCTGACCACTCACACTTGCACAGCAGCCGCAGTCTTACAGTTCATGGAACACGTTGTGTTGGGTCTCCTCTCcgtgtctccctccctctccccctccgtCTCAGGCGTGCAACTCAGGAACTCCTCAAGCACAGCCCTTCCTACACCAACTGAAACCAACCATTTGCATGTCTGACTGCCCAGCTGGAGAGGAATTGCCTGAAGGCCCAGGCAGtgctgctccccaaccccccccccccccgccccccaaagtCTCCAttcccagcacagggcctggcacccagAAGGTGCACCAAACAACTTCCAGGGATGGAATGAGGTCTTCCTGATGCTCTGGGGTGTTCGTTGCATGGTGTTTTGGGATGTGGGTTGGGCCAGAGTGGGGCAGAATAGTCTTCGTGGTTTGTGTAGGTTTTCGGATATGTTGGCTTGTTCTCAAATGCTGAAAAACACAAGCCGTTTGGAGGCCAAGCAGCGGTGCCGAATCATATCTGgttcccagcttctccctccgctcccttctccttttctcaccCGCCCTGTTCTCCAGCTCACGCCCTGGAGTCTTCATTAGTTAAATCTAGAAGCAATTCCAAGAGGCAGTAGGAGGGATTTCAGCAGCTCCTAGTCTCTAAGACCCACATCTTTGGTCTTGTACCTGGTCTAGCCCAAGCTCGTCCTTATTTCTGAAACCTAAGCCACATCTTGATTCCACATTCTGGTGACTGAACATCTTTGCTCCCCATGCCTCAAgacccacctcccaccctgcttgtgttctgccTCCAAGACTGTTCTCTAGGACGTGGAGCTGGCCCTGCTCCTGTGCTTTCTTGTCTGGGCTCTGGATCTTGTCTTGTGAGAGGAGTGCTTCCTGCGGACAGCCATTCTGGATGCcagttccctcctctgtgcctctctgGAGCGTCAGAAGCTTCTCCTGGGCTCATGAGGTGGTCCCATGGACCAGATCCCATTCTCTATCACCCCAACACGGGCCCAGTGCTCAGTTGTGAACACCAGTGGCTTTGATTTCGGGTCCCCTGTGGGTCTGCACCAGTGTGATGACAGAGTCCCCACAGAGCAGTACCTCTGTGGCTGCAAGGAGGCCAGGTCCCCCGCCTGCTGGACGTAGGGCCACTCCGGAAAACCCTCAAAGGGGACTCACGAGGGTTCCGATCCTATCTGTTGAGTTTTATTTCTGAGCTGGGTGATGGGGGCTTGCATGTTTGCTGTGCTCTTTCACACATAGGAACTAcatactgaaaggaaaaagtggATCGTGGATTGTGGGTCGTGGCAGGGGGACAGCCTGGCGCCTGCACAGGGGGAGCTCACAGCATAGTGAGCCCCCTCTTCCCCACAGAGCCACCGTGGGGGGCTGATCAAGAGGTGACCCAGATGGAAAGCAGGTGCTGGGCGGGCAGGAACAGGGACTCTGAGGAGCCCAGCTTCTGAGTGTGCCTTTCAGTTCTCCCCAGTCCGGGAGGTCTCTGGTTCACAGGCAGATTGAGATCCAGTAGGTCTGGGTAGGGCCTGATTTTACTTGGAGTGTCAAGGACTTCCAGAACCCTCTGTAGGAGCTGCGGATCCATGATccctcctccctgtcttcctGGGTCTCAGGAGTAGCCCCTCCTGCACTGGTCCCCTCCTAGACCCAGAGGAAGTGCTCACACACCAGAGCTGACCTTCCTGGGAGAAGGTCTCCAGTGTGGTGCATGGCACGGAGACTGAGATAACGTGGGACCCTGCAGCTTCGCAGAGGAGAGACATCCACCAAAGCATTTCCTCGCCCAGGTAGAGCAGGTCTTCCCTCCATGGCTCCTTTGGAAGGTGCACACTGAGCCGTCTATGCAGCCCCAAAAGAAGCCTGTCTCTGATCCCTTGAACGCAGAAACATAAGGTTAGCCCCTCCATCCAGGGGAGGGGGTTACCAGTAAACTGCTTTTCCAAACCCCAAAAGATAAGTTTGCCCACTACCTATAATAATCAACCAGTACactttttattcaacattattatGGGTCAGTCAAGGCTCATGAACTGTTTGGATAAAAGACCAACTAACTGgaggagaaagagataaaagaagagGTTGTTGAACATTGAATTTGTCTCAGAGATTTGAGCACCCAGCACGTTAGTCACCACAGAGCGTGGCTATGCCAAAGGAGCGAAGCAGGGGCGTGAGAGAGACCTTGAAAATGAAACATTGGCTCcccagataaaatgaaaaatcaatagaATGGAACCATTGGTTTGGCTGACAGCTAAAGTATTAATCTGGAAGGTCAAGTTGAGAGAGTAACTCAGGATGCAGAGAATGACAGAAAGGAAACATATGAGAGAGAAGTTGCAATGGGGGATCGATCCGGAAAGCTGATGATTCATCTGAGATGAGAGAACAGAGGTGGAGAAGCAAATACATGATAAAAATGAATATCTCTGAACGAAAAAACGTCCCCATGAAAAACACTCACCATGTGCCAGGAGCTATTCTGCTGAAATTTAACAATTCTTAACATAAATCTTGCAGTGAGAATTACCAGGATACCTACAAGCTCTGCCCCCAAGCCCCCAAACCCACAAGTACAAGCATAAGGTGGTCATCATACATTTTCCATTAATAGTAATTAATGATTTTGGAAGACAGCAGAGCAAGATTTCAAAGTTCTCAGGAAACGCTATTTTGAACCTAAATCTTGTAGCCAGCTAGCCTGTTACTCAAGGATCCAGGCAAAATAAGACCATGTCCCAGGAGTTTTCTCTTTCCGATGTGATTTGGGTTGTACCTCAGGAGAATGAAAAAACGAATCCAACACACAGCAGAACTTCtgaggaacaaaatgaaaagaaatttcaaatta is from Mustela erminea isolate mMusErm1 chromosome 4, mMusErm1.Pri, whole genome shotgun sequence and encodes:
- the ALDH8A1 gene encoding 2-aminomuconic semialdehyde dehydrogenase, translated to MAGTKALLTLENFINGKFVPCNSYLDSYDPSTGEVYCRVPNSGKEEIEAAVEAARAAFPGWSARSPQERSQVLHRLADLLEQSLEELAQAESRDQGKTITLARTMDIPRSVQNFRFFASSVLHHTSECTHMDHLGCLHYTVRAPVGIAGLISPWNLPLYLLTWKVAPAIAAGNTVIAKPSELTSVTAWMMCKLLEKAGVPPGVVNIVFGTGPRVGEALVSHPEVPLISFTGSQPTAERITQLSAPHCKKLSLELGGKNPAIIFEDANLEECIPTTVRSSFANQGEICLCTSRIFVQKSIYSEFLEKFVQATRMWKVGIPSDPSASMGALISKAHLEKVRSYIRRARSEGAQILCGEGVETLSLPPRNRAGYFMLPTVITDIKDESCCMKEEIFGPVTCVVPFESEEEVIQRANSVKYGLAATVWSSNVGRIHRVAKKLQSGLVWTNCWLIRELNLPFGGMKSSGVGREGAKDSYEFFTEVKTVTIKH